Proteins encoded together in one Elusimicrobiota bacterium window:
- a CDS encoding tail fiber domain-containing protein, with product MHSGNPVDWTKLKNVPAGFADGVDDTGTGSSSQWTTSGSNIYYNSGNVGIGTTAPSATLEVKVGGTTLADAWTPRSSKRWKTNIKPISAALDKINQLQGVSFDWKETQKHDIGLIAEDVGKIIPEVVDYEENGKDAKSLNYDHLVAVLVEAVKEQQKKIEELESRLNKK from the coding sequence ATGCATTCAGGAAATCCTGTTGATTGGACGAAATTAAAAAATGTTCCTGCCGGATTCGCAGATGGTGTTGATGACACAGGCACAGGTAGCTCAAGCCAATGGACAACTTCTGGAAGTAACATCTACTATAACAGCGGCAATGTCGGCATCGGGACGACAGCACCTTCTGCTACATTAGAGGTAAAAGTAGGTGGAACAACACTTGCAGATGCATGGACTCCGAGGTCATCAAAAAGATGGAAGACGAACATAAAACCCATTTCTGCGGCATTAGACAAAATCAATCAGTTGCAAGGTGTCTCTTTTGACTGGAAAGAAACACAGAAACACGATATTGGACTTATAGCAGAAGATGTTGGAAAAATTATTCCAGAAGTGGTTGATTATGAGGAAAACGGAAAAGATGCAAAGTCACTGAATTATGACCATTTGGTGGCGGTATTGGTAGAAGCGGTCAAGGAGCAGCAAAAGAAGATAGAAGAGCTGGAGAGTCGGCTCAACAAAAAGTAG
- the lpoB gene encoding penicillin-binding protein activator LpoB: protein MNAYIVVVMALFVLGLTSCATAPKVRRTEVEEQIDLSGDWNDTDSQLVSAEMVKDVLSRPWVSEFEAKKHTKPCVIVGTVLNRSHEHINTQTFVKDLERELINSGRVKFVASKEERAEVREERKEQQLGFTDAVTAKEFGKEVGADFMLKGQINSIMDEAAGKAVKYYQVELELVDLETNEKTWIGQKKIKKFVKRARTKL, encoded by the coding sequence ATGAACGCTTACATTGTTGTTGTGATGGCATTGTTCGTTTTAGGATTAACATCCTGTGCGACTGCACCAAAGGTTAGAAGAACCGAAGTTGAAGAGCAGATTGATTTAAGTGGCGACTGGAATGATACTGACTCTCAACTTGTCTCTGCGGAGATGGTAAAGGATGTGCTTTCAAGACCATGGGTTAGTGAATTTGAAGCAAAAAAGCATACCAAACCATGCGTTATAGTTGGAACTGTGTTGAATAGAAGTCATGAGCATATCAATACTCAGACATTTGTAAAAGATCTTGAACGAGAGTTAATCAACTCAGGTAGAGTGAAATTTGTTGCTTCAAAAGAAGAAAGAGCAGAAGTAAGAGAAGAAAGAAAAGAGCAGCAGCTAGGGTTTACTGATGCTGTTACTGCAAAAGAATTCGGTAAAGAAGTCGGTGCTGATTTCATGCTCAAAGGCCAGATAAATTCCATAATGGATGAAGCAGCTGGTAAAGCAGTCAAGTATTATCAGGTTGAACTTGAACTCGTTGATTTAGAAACAAACGAGAAGACATGGATAGGCCAGAAAAAGATAAAAAAATTCGTTAAACGCGCCCGCACAAAATTGTAA
- a CDS encoding type II toxin-antitoxin system mRNA interferase toxin, RelE/StbE family, with protein sequence MTKYKLAYSPEAKESIENLPCNLKNIAERILINISENPFGGTKLIGKLRGLYSARVTRRYRIIYHINTSSNTIFIIDVIHRKESYR encoded by the coding sequence ATGACAAAATATAAACTTGCCTATTCTCCAGAAGCAAAAGAAAGTATTGAAAACCTTCCTTGTAATCTCAAAAATATTGCAGAACGAATTCTGATAAATATCTCTGAAAATCCGTTCGGAGGCACCAAACTTATTGGTAAACTTCGTGGACTTTATTCTGCACGAGTTACCAGACGATACCGTATTATCTACCATATCAACACTTCTTCTAATACAATTTTTATAATTGATGTAATTCATCGGAAAGAGTCATATCGTTAA
- the atpF gene encoding F0F1 ATP synthase subunit B, with protein MLQFDIYIILVQVVTFLLAVFILWKIAWKPLVDILAKRKNEIAKNISDSENMKLETAKLKTEYEKMLADIDKKAQELIKQSAVSADEQKQKLIQAASNEAKKILELAKKQIEQEKETVKLELRREIVPVAISIAEKILEKTIDTDIQIQIIDQFLAELSSEIKQ; from the coding sequence ATGTTACAATTTGATATCTATATTATACTTGTTCAGGTTGTTACTTTTCTATTGGCTGTTTTTATATTATGGAAAATCGCATGGAAACCGCTTGTTGATATTTTAGCAAAACGAAAAAACGAGATCGCAAAAAATATTTCAGATAGCGAAAACATGAAACTGGAAACCGCAAAACTTAAAACAGAATATGAAAAAATGCTCGCAGATATTGATAAAAAAGCGCAGGAATTGATTAAGCAATCAGCTGTTTCAGCTGACGAACAAAAACAAAAATTGATACAGGCTGCAAGCAACGAGGCAAAAAAGATTCTTGAACTTGCCAAAAAACAAATTGAACAGGAAAAAGAAACGGTCAAACTTGAGTTAAGACGAGAAATAGTGCCAGTAGCAATATCTATTGCTGAAAAAATTTTAGAAAAAACAATTGATACAGATATACAGATACAGATAATAGACCAATTTTTGGCTGAGTTGTCATCAGAAATAAAACAATGA
- the ilvN gene encoding acetolactate synthase small subunit has product MKHTISVLVENKPGVLARIATLFAARGYNIDSLAVGETDDPTTSRMTIVVRGDEKILEQVEKQLNKLVDVIKLNDFMNVDHIERDLVLIKVKADKNTRNEILQIVDIFRAKIIDVSANAVIVEMTGDEDKIQALVNMLKPFGVKEMARTGIIAMARGG; this is encoded by the coding sequence ATGAAACACACGATTTCGGTTTTGGTTGAAAACAAACCCGGTGTTCTGGCACGGATTGCTACACTTTTTGCTGCGCGTGGTTACAACATTGACTCGCTCGCAGTTGGTGAAACGGACGATCCAACGACTTCACGGATGACAATCGTCGTCAGAGGTGATGAAAAAATCCTTGAGCAGGTTGAAAAACAACTCAACAAACTTGTTGATGTCATTAAACTTAACGATTTTATGAATGTTGACCATATAGAACGCGACCTTGTGCTTATAAAAGTAAAAGCGGATAAAAACACAAGAAATGAGATTTTGCAGATTGTAGATATTTTCCGTGCTAAAATAATAGATGTCTCAGCGAATGCAGTAATTGTAGAAATGACCGGTGATGAAGATAAAATCCAAGCACTTGTCAATATGCTGAAACCATTTGGCGTGAAAGAGATGGCAAGAACCGGTATTATCGCAATGGCACGAGGGGGCTGA
- the atpB gene encoding F0F1 ATP synthase subunit A, with translation MQIVKEAVEFHIPYIPTAILMALIAWCIIFVLSILAVTKISIIPKGLQNFVETVFEWVFNLADTVIGAEAKRFYPLFLGVFLFIFVANVLGVIPGMISPTSNLNIPVALALTIFIYYNIQGVAKHKLGYIKKFVIPGLPLWMMPVNILIFFIELISQFVRPFSLSLRLFCNVFAKETLLGVLGGLVITFFLLPGVSKTILIMPLFLRPVIIILAILVGFIQALIFLILSMIYIAGAVKSEH, from the coding sequence ATGCAGATTGTTAAAGAAGCGGTAGAATTTCATATACCATATATTCCGACAGCAATTTTGATGGCTTTGATTGCCTGGTGTATAATTTTTGTTTTGTCTATATTAGCCGTCACAAAAATATCAATTATTCCAAAAGGACTGCAGAATTTTGTAGAAACCGTTTTTGAATGGGTGTTCAATCTAGCAGATACTGTAATAGGTGCTGAAGCAAAACGATTTTATCCGCTATTTTTAGGCGTCTTTCTGTTCATTTTTGTTGCTAATGTATTAGGTGTTATTCCGGGTATGATTTCACCAACCTCAAATTTGAATATCCCAGTCGCACTTGCACTTACCATTTTCATTTACTATAATATACAAGGTGTTGCAAAACATAAACTCGGATATATTAAAAAGTTTGTTATACCTGGATTGCCATTATGGATGATGCCCGTCAATATCCTGATTTTTTTTATTGAACTGATTAGCCAGTTTGTTCGTCCGTTTTCATTATCTTTGCGTTTGTTTTGTAATGTATTCGCAAAAGAAACGCTATTAGGTGTATTAGGTGGATTGGTGATTACATTTTTTTTGCTGCCTGGGGTTTCCAAAACGATTTTGATAATGCCACTGTTTTTAAGACCGGTTATAATCATTCTGGCGATTTTGGTCGGATTTATTCAGGCATTGATATTTCTGATTTTAAGCATGATATATATTGCAGGTGCTGTGAAGTCGGAACATTGA
- the ilvB gene encoding biosynthetic-type acetolactate synthase large subunit yields MLKTGSEIFVECLLKENVKILFGIPGGAVLPIFDKIYEAREKIRFVLTRHEQGAGHMADGYARSTGDVGVCIATSGPGATNLTTALATAYMDSIPVVAFTGQVATHLIGNDAFQEADTTGITRPVTKHNFLVKDVKELARTIREAFYIAKTGRPGPVLVDIPVDVQRAICEFSYPEEIEIRSYKPVYTGHIGQIKKAAELINSSKQPLLYVGGGIISSNASPELLKLAEKIHTPVTTTLLAIGSFPPEHPLNLSMPGMHGNYAANLAFQNCDLIIAIGARFDDRVTGKLSAFAPKAKGGIIHIDIDPTSISKNVSVDIPAVGDAKNVIIELLKHLKKKNNKEWLKKIADWQKTNPFSYKKDNKLRPQYVIDKISEITKGEAIVVTEVGQNQMWAAQFYKAKYPRHFLSSGGLGTMGYGFPAAIGAKIANPQKTVIDIAGDGSIQMNIQELATAVLNNVNVKIVILNNAHLGMVRQWQELFYKRRYSAVCLTKPNGCLPEDASAKRPALMVPDFVKLAESYGAVGLRITKKEEVENTLVKALKIDKVVMMDFIVEEEENVLPMVPAGKALDEIITSLA; encoded by the coding sequence ATGCTAAAAACAGGTTCTGAAATTTTTGTGGAGTGTTTATTAAAAGAAAATGTGAAGATACTGTTCGGAATACCCGGTGGTGCGGTGCTGCCTATTTTTGACAAAATCTACGAAGCACGGGAAAAAATTAGATTCGTTTTAACACGGCATGAACAAGGTGCTGGACATATGGCGGATGGATATGCTCGTTCAACCGGCGATGTTGGTGTTTGCATCGCAACCAGTGGTCCGGGTGCCACAAATCTTACAACCGCACTTGCAACCGCTTATATGGATTCAATACCTGTGGTTGCATTCACAGGACAGGTTGCAACACATCTTATTGGTAACGATGCATTTCAAGAAGCGGATACAACAGGTATCACAAGACCTGTGACAAAACATAATTTTTTGGTCAAGGATGTCAAGGAACTCGCAAGAACAATCCGTGAAGCATTTTATATTGCAAAAACAGGTAGACCCGGTCCGGTGCTTGTTGATATTCCGGTGGATGTTCAGCGAGCAATTTGTGAATTTTCATATCCGGAAGAAATAGAAATTCGGTCATACAAACCGGTTTATACAGGTCATATCGGCCAGATAAAAAAAGCCGCTGAACTTATAAACTCATCAAAACAACCACTTTTATATGTCGGTGGTGGGATTATTTCTTCCAATGCTTCGCCTGAATTATTGAAACTTGCAGAAAAGATTCATACGCCTGTTACAACAACACTTCTTGCAATAGGCAGTTTCCCGCCTGAGCATCCGTTGAATCTTTCTATGCCTGGTATGCATGGCAATTATGCTGCAAACCTTGCATTCCAGAATTGCGATTTGATTATTGCAATCGGTGCACGGTTTGATGATAGAGTGACAGGCAAACTATCTGCATTTGCGCCAAAGGCAAAGGGGGGGATTATCCATATTGATATTGACCCGACTTCCATTTCTAAAAATGTTTCAGTTGATATACCCGCCGTGGGTGATGCTAAAAATGTAATTATTGAACTTCTGAAACATCTGAAGAAAAAAAATAATAAAGAGTGGTTAAAAAAAATCGCTGACTGGCAAAAAACCAATCCATTCTCATATAAAAAAGATAATAAACTCCGTCCTCAGTATGTGATTGACAAAATTTCGGAAATTACAAAAGGCGAGGCAATTGTCGTCACAGAAGTCGGACAGAACCAGATGTGGGCGGCACAGTTTTACAAAGCAAAATATCCAAGACATTTTCTGTCAAGCGGTGGACTCGGCACAATGGGTTATGGTTTCCCTGCAGCAATCGGTGCTAAAATTGCAAACCCGCAAAAAACAGTTATTGATATTGCCGGCGATGGCTCTATCCAGATGAATATACAGGAACTGGCAACTGCGGTTTTGAATAATGTGAATGTAAAAATTGTTATATTAAACAATGCGCATCTCGGTATGGTTCGGCAGTGGCAGGAACTTTTTTATAAACGAAGATATTCCGCAGTGTGTCTTACAAAACCGAACGGCTGTCTGCCTGAAGATGCATCTGCTAAAAGACCCGCTTTGATGGTTCCGGATTTTGTTAAACTTGCAGAAAGTTACGGAGCAGTGGGATTGAGAATCACGAAAAAAGAAGAAGTGGAAAACACACTTGTTAAGGCACTGAAAATTGATAAAGTGGTTATGATGGATTTTATCGTTGAAGAAGAGGAGAATGTACTGCCAATGGTGCCCGCCGGCAAGGCACTTGATGAAATCATCACTTCTTTGGCATAG
- a CDS encoding AtpZ/AtpI family protein codes for MKNIYNLVSAASFGFVFLLSVIVGLGIGIFLDRIFKTHPVFTIIFTAIGMASGIYSVFKEIKNEKLS; via the coding sequence ATGAAAAATATCTACAATCTGGTTTCTGCAGCATCTTTTGGATTTGTTTTTCTTCTGTCAGTTATTGTTGGGTTGGGGATTGGAATTTTTTTAGATAGAATTTTTAAGACACATCCTGTATTCACAATAATTTTTACGGCAATAGGAATGGCAAGCGGGATTTATTCCGTTTTCAAAGAAATAAAAAATGAAAAATTATCGTGA
- a CDS encoding OmpA family protein, with protein MALPSFVDLHKKQEDEGDAWLLSYSDMVTLLFAFFAVLLSLSTLDKVKLEMLTQYFAKSDRITMKQLAEMVQESINAENLQQQVNVKLTSKGVEISFKDKLLFDLGKADLRDAAFPVLSKISGLLNYKEIAERKISIEGHTDSLPIRSAMYPSNWELSSARAASVVKFFTNNGLNSRRFESIGYADTQPIKLETDQSSGQPENRRVVVVITPDSYLVKAERKEIESSTPSPPLSKPQVSVITDQKPATKPVEKPAVPASTIQDDKKELMKKYFMLGQDAFKKGNYKQAIENWQKVLELNPEHQQSKTNIERAKKLLSQSQSSRPVKAAKSKKKKN; from the coding sequence ATGGCATTACCAAGTTTTGTTGATTTACACAAAAAACAAGAAGATGAAGGCGATGCATGGCTGTTATCTTACTCTGATATGGTAACGCTGTTGTTTGCATTCTTCGCAGTTCTGCTGTCTCTATCAACTCTGGACAAAGTAAAATTAGAAATGCTAACACAGTATTTCGCTAAAAGTGATAGAATAACAATGAAACAACTTGCAGAAATGGTACAGGAATCTATCAATGCAGAAAATTTACAACAGCAGGTTAATGTTAAACTAACATCAAAAGGTGTAGAGATAAGTTTTAAAGATAAACTGTTGTTTGATTTGGGTAAAGCAGATTTACGAGACGCAGCATTCCCGGTACTATCCAAAATATCAGGTCTGTTGAATTATAAAGAAATTGCAGAACGAAAAATTTCTATTGAAGGGCATACAGATTCGCTACCTATTAGAAGTGCAATGTATCCATCTAACTGGGAATTGTCGTCCGCAAGAGCTGCTAGTGTTGTAAAATTTTTTACTAATAACGGATTAAACAGCCGAAGATTTGAATCTATCGGTTATGCGGATACTCAGCCAATCAAACTTGAAACTGACCAGAGTTCAGGCCAGCCAGAAAACAGACGGGTGGTGGTTGTCATAACACCGGACTCGTATCTTGTAAAAGCAGAACGAAAAGAAATAGAATCTTCAACTCCCTCCCCCCCACTCTCAAAACCTCAAGTAAGCGTTATTACAGACCAGAAACCAGCAACTAAACCTGTTGAAAAACCTGCTGTGCCAGCATCAACTATTCAAGATGATAAAAAGGAACTAATGAAAAAGTATTTTATGCTTGGGCAGGATGCATTCAAAAAAGGTAACTACAAACAGGCGATTGAGAACTGGCAGAAAGTACTGGAGTTAAATCCAGAACACCAGCAATCAAAAACAAATATTGAACGAGCAAAAAAATTATTATCACAAAGCCAATCTAGCCGACCTGTAAAGGCTGCTAAAAGTAAAAAAAAGAAAAATTAA
- the atpH gene encoding ATP synthase F1 subunit delta, translating into MRKQDSTKYAKALFQLATETNQIDKINRSLDKIATLFDKEDVYSFFANPFVDNTAKTDLIKNSFQELPEILLNLLFILIHRRQIHLLPYIHEKYQQLIWRSKNILPATIISAFQLEKPVLERIKNMLVQLTDKNILITQKIDKSVLGGVIIKAGEGENLVIDGSIRAKINSISQEFLK; encoded by the coding sequence ATGAGAAAACAGGATTCAACAAAATATGCAAAAGCATTGTTTCAGTTGGCTACTGAAACAAACCAGATAGACAAAATTAACAGGTCATTGGACAAAATAGCCACGCTTTTTGATAAAGAGGATGTATATAGTTTTTTTGCCAACCCGTTTGTTGATAATACGGCAAAAACAGATTTGATAAAAAATAGTTTTCAGGAGTTGCCAGAAATACTTTTAAACCTGTTATTCATTCTTATTCATAGACGGCAGATTCATCTTCTGCCATATATTCACGAAAAATATCAGCAGTTAATCTGGCGGTCAAAAAACATTCTGCCAGCAACAATTATTTCAGCATTCCAACTTGAAAAACCAGTATTAGAAAGAATAAAAAATATGCTTGTCCAACTTACAGATAAAAATATTCTGATAACACAGAAGATAGATAAATCAGTGCTTGGTGGAGTTATAATAAAAGCAGGTGAAGGCGAGAATTTAGTAATTGATGGCAGTATAAGAGCGAAAATAAACTCAATAAGTCAGGAATTTCTGAAATGA
- a CDS encoding CsgG/HfaB family protein, which produces MTFSTISLYEKETKLVFKRDDTGKINFAVVDLRAISPVAVSDAVFLSTFFRKEILKNEQFNLLDRNNMDRILAEQGFQQTGCTTSECIVQIGKLLNVNYILTGNFGKLGDKYLITVQITDIESGKIVYTDRETLAVLAPEPAEYCVKALLTRLFIKTE; this is translated from the coding sequence TTGACTTTTTCAACAATATCACTATATGAAAAAGAAACCAAACTGGTATTCAAGCGAGATGATACCGGTAAAATAAATTTTGCAGTAGTAGATTTACGCGCAATCTCACCTGTCGCAGTTTCAGATGCGGTGTTCTTATCCACATTTTTCAGGAAAGAAATACTCAAAAATGAGCAGTTCAATCTACTTGATAGAAACAATATGGACAGAATCTTAGCAGAGCAGGGTTTTCAGCAAACAGGTTGCACAACCTCAGAATGCATAGTTCAGATAGGAAAACTACTGAATGTGAATTATATTCTAACAGGCAATTTCGGCAAACTTGGTGATAAGTATCTAATAACAGTTCAGATAACAGATATAGAATCAGGCAAAATTGTTTATACAGACCGTGAAACACTCGCAGTGCTTGCTCCTGAACCCGCGGAATATTGCGTCAAGGCACTACTCACCCGCCTGTTTATCAAAACAGAATAG
- a CDS encoding ATP synthase F0 subunit C encodes MEVMEVMEARSKKQEARSWKRYILLPFYLSTFLPSVIFAEEQIAETSAVVLQQGAADFFTKSVMIAALGLVAMGIVGAIMQMLAIRKALEGIARQPEAGGQLQLSMIIGLAFIESLVLYVLFISIILLFANPFTKYFVQ; translated from the coding sequence ATGGAAGTTATGGAAGTTATGGAAGCAAGAAGCAAGAAGCAAGAAGCAAGAAGTTGGAAACGGTATATCCTTCTACCTTTCTACCTTTCTACCTTTCTACCTTCGGTTATTTTTGCAGAGGAGCAAATAGCGGAAACATCTGCGGTTGTTTTACAACAAGGTGCAGCCGATTTTTTTACAAAATCGGTTATGATTGCTGCACTCGGGCTTGTAGCAATGGGAATAGTAGGCGCTATTATGCAGATGCTCGCTATCAGAAAGGCGCTTGAAGGTATCGCTCGTCAGCCGGAAGCAGGCGGGCAGTTGCAACTTTCAATGATTATCGGGCTTGCATTTATTGAATCACTGGTTCTGTATGTGCTTTTTATCAGCATCATACTGCTGTTTGCCAACCCGTTTACAAAATACTTTGTCCAATAA
- a CDS encoding FliG C-terminal domain-containing protein has protein sequence MAKNTVKFKLAVCLLLLLCTSSLQLLKSQLLQEQPDLELTRRENAVSDRIQSQIEELLNNYYKKGSFIVNVKSHLERIPIKEKSAKTGESAGGGIYDEEEVALPGLPVSPSVSGSGEVDRFIIDQWVFSDRFKIKYIELTVLLDEKIFLAKDIEFVKTIVKTRAGLDETRGDTLTVKVLSFPPPVESAGIVKEEIPAKEPKSPITEIYPYLYFGGTVLALLLFVIILLQVINIIKTKKAAEGMFPHPSYGLRLPPLPMRSQMDTARLPPLPEGTTPSEKQPLELPLGTKSEPSSLSQDRKDIFYELRQLMVTTLIGNPELASEIFKRWVEVDKEGGIYQIAGFLKATDPKLIELLSEHLGQDIASKVEFAMNQMVSIDKEGLIETFKKFREEYQKEQSVKAEKTGSGQADMFQFLKQLTPEQIFHIIKDEPVSIIAIVLAQVPPEITNSILKDLPSEKQLKLPVEMGKLKKIPVSAYSDIADKLARKALEVEKIKYVTTDGIDALVNILDNSSPEKEQEILTTIAEHDISLAEELRKIYITFDQLVRLPDKVLSEILRGIDRDIITKSLTNSTPELKNKLLNNLPTRTKIIVSDGLKALEEAGEISVDEVQAARRLITQKIRELAKLGKIDFKKCFIEN, from the coding sequence ATGGCTAAAAATACTGTTAAGTTCAAGTTAGCGGTTTGTTTGTTATTGCTGTTGTGTACATCATCACTTCAACTCCTTAAAAGCCAGTTACTTCAAGAACAGCCGGATTTGGAACTAACCCGCCGAGAAAACGCTGTTTCAGACCGAATACAATCTCAGATAGAAGAACTTCTAAACAATTATTACAAAAAAGGTAGCTTTATAGTAAATGTAAAATCTCATCTTGAACGAATTCCGATAAAAGAGAAATCGGCAAAAACAGGTGAATCGGCAGGAGGGGGGATTTACGACGAGGAAGAAGTAGCACTACCCGGACTACCGGTTTCACCATCGGTAAGTGGTAGTGGCGAGGTTGACCGATTTATTATTGACCAATGGGTATTTTCAGATAGGTTCAAAATCAAATATATAGAATTAACCGTTTTATTAGATGAGAAAATTTTTTTGGCAAAAGATATTGAGTTTGTAAAAACAATCGTAAAAACTCGTGCAGGACTGGATGAAACCCGTGGTGATACACTTACCGTAAAGGTTTTGTCTTTCCCACCGCCAGTTGAATCAGCAGGTATTGTAAAAGAAGAAATACCAGCAAAAGAGCCTAAAAGTCCAATAACTGAAATATATCCGTATTTGTATTTTGGTGGTACAGTTTTAGCACTTTTACTTTTTGTAATTATACTGCTACAGGTAATAAACATAATAAAAACGAAAAAGGCAGCCGAAGGAATGTTCCCACACCCATCATATGGCTTACGACTCCCCCCCCTCCCAATGAGAAGTCAAATGGATACCGCTCGGCTACCCCCCCTGCCGGAAGGCACAACACCATCAGAGAAGCAGCCGTTAGAATTACCATTAGGCACTAAATCTGAACCATCCTCCCTCTCACAAGATAGAAAAGATATTTTTTACGAATTAAGACAACTGATGGTAACCACACTCATTGGTAATCCTGAATTAGCAAGTGAAATTTTTAAGAGATGGGTTGAAGTTGATAAAGAAGGTGGAATATATCAGATTGCTGGCTTTTTGAAAGCGACTGACCCGAAACTTATAGAACTTCTTTCAGAACATCTCGGTCAGGATATCGCATCTAAAGTTGAATTTGCGATGAATCAAATGGTATCAATAGACAAAGAAGGACTGATAGAAACATTCAAAAAATTTAGAGAAGAATATCAGAAAGAACAATCCGTAAAAGCAGAAAAAACTGGTAGTGGGCAAGCGGATATGTTTCAGTTTTTAAAACAACTCACGCCAGAACAGATATTTCATATTATCAAAGATGAGCCTGTAAGTATTATAGCAATAGTATTAGCGCAGGTTCCACCGGAAATTACCAATTCTATACTCAAAGATTTACCATCAGAAAAACAGTTAAAATTACCGGTTGAAATGGGTAAACTCAAGAAGATACCTGTTTCAGCGTACAGTGATATTGCGGATAAACTTGCCAGGAAAGCATTAGAAGTAGAAAAAATTAAATATGTAACAACTGATGGGATAGATGCATTGGTGAATATTTTAGACAATTCATCGCCTGAAAAAGAGCAGGAAATACTTACAACAATTGCTGAGCATGATATCTCACTTGCCGAAGAACTTCGTAAGATATACATTACCTTTGACCAACTCGTTCGGTTGCCGGATAAAGTGCTGTCAGAAATCCTCAGGGGAATTGATAGAGATATAATTACAAAGTCGCTGACTAATTCAACACCGGAATTAAAAAATAAACTGTTAAATAATTTGCCGACACGAACAAAAATTATAGTAAGCGATGGGCTGAAAGCACTTGAGGAAGCAGGTGAAATATCAGTTGACGAAGTTCAAGCTGCACGGCGGCTTATTACTCAGAAAATACGTGAATTAGCAAAACTTGGTAAAATTGATTTCAAAAAATGTTTTATAGAAAACTAG
- a CDS encoding MotA/TolQ/ExbB proton channel family protein — translation MPTTIFGIIIGVGLMVWSIIGVSTQDPSKIKSVGDMYINLPSFLLVMGGTIAATLVAHPMSHLVRGFIAFFVVFTRREFNFIKVIDEICEFSQINIQKSIPGLEEKLKTYKSENLIRDGINMAINGYKPEEIMQFLELSVQRRYDREMIDYYVFRTMGRTAPAFGMVGTLVGLIFMLRIMSESPDKIGPFLALALITTFYGLILAHLIFNPMGNKVQHQAELNFRIGKMEIEGVMYILKKQHPIYIRDQLSGYVPPRQREKLLKLKEEKP, via the coding sequence ATGCCAACTACAATTTTCGGGATTATTATTGGTGTCGGCTTGATGGTTTGGTCTATTATTGGTGTTTCTACGCAAGACCCGAGTAAAATCAAATCAGTCGGGGATATGTACATCAATCTGCCATCTTTTCTACTTGTTATGGGTGGCACTATCGCAGCCACACTTGTCGCGCATCCGATGTCACATCTGGTTCGTGGATTCATAGCATTTTTTGTTGTCTTTACCCGTAGAGAGTTCAATTTTATCAAAGTGATTGACGAAATTTGTGAATTCAGCCAGATAAATATCCAAAAAAGTATACCCGGATTGGAAGAAAAACTGAAAACATATAAATCTGAAAACTTAATCCGAGATGGAATAAATATGGCTATCAACGGCTATAAGCCGGAAGAAATAATGCAATTTCTGGAATTGAGTGTTCAACGAAGATATGATCGGGAGATGATTGACTATTATGTTTTCAGAACAATGGGCAGAACAGCACCTGCGTTCGGTATGGTTGGAACACTTGTTGGACTAATTTTTATGTTACGGATAATGAGTGAATCGCCGGATAAAATCGGTCCCTTTCTAGCACTTGCACTAATAACTACATTCTATGGCTTGATACTGGCACATCTTATATTCAATCCGATGGGTAACAAAGTTCAACATCAAGCAGAACTTAACTTTCGGATTGGTAAAATGGAAATAGAAGGCGTTATGTATATTCTGAAAAAACAGCATCCGATATATATCAGAGACCAGTTATCAGGTTATGTCCCGCCGCGTCAACGCGAAAAATTACTCAAACTAAAAGAAGAAAAACCGTAA